From the Meleagris gallopavo isolate NT-WF06-2002-E0010 breed Aviagen turkey brand Nicholas breeding stock chromosome 19, Turkey_5.1, whole genome shotgun sequence genome, one window contains:
- the MYMK gene encoding protein myomaker yields MGSLVAKLLLPTLSTLVFLPTISIAAKRRFHMEAMVYFFTMFFVAIYHACDGPGLSVLCFMRYDILEYFSIYGTALSIWVSLMALAEFDEPKRSTFIMFGVLTIAVRTYHDRWGYGIYSGPIGTAVLVITVKWLQKMKEKKGLYPDKSIYTQQIGPGFCFGALALMLRFFFEEWDYTYVHSFYHCALAMAFVLLLPKENKKAGGAGSPARLDCSTLCCCV; encoded by the exons ATGGGCTCACTGGTGGCCAAACTCCTCCTGCCCACCCTCAGCACTTTGGTCTTTCTCCCCACCATCAGCATCGCGGCCAAGCGGCGCTTCCACATGGAAGCCATGGTCTACTTCTTCACCATGTTCTTCGTGGCG ATTTACCATGCATGTGATGGCCCTGGCTTATCGGTGCTATGTTTCATGCGCTATGACATCCTGGAGTACTTCAGCATCTATGGGACAGCTCTGTCCATCTGGGTGTCCCTGATGG CCCTGGCCGAGTTTGATGAACCAAAGAGATCGACCTTCATCATGTTCGGCGTGCTCACCATCGCTGTGAGGACCTACCATGACCGCTGGGGCTACGGCATCTACTCGGGACCCATTGGGACAGCTGTGCTGGTGATCACCGTGAAATGG ctacaaaagatgaaggagaagaaagggctGTATCCAGACAAGAGCATCTATACCCAACAGATCGGTCCTGGCTTCTGCTTCGGGGCGCTAGCACTGATGCTGAGGTTCTTCTTTGAG GAGTGGGACTACACCTACGTGCACAGCTTCTACCACTGCGCCCTGGCCATGGCCTTCGTGCTGCTGCTACCCAAGGAGAACAAGAAGGCTGGGggggctggcagccctgccaggCTCGACTGCTCCACGCTGTGCTGCTGCGTCTGA